Proteins encoded together in one Planctopirus ephydatiae window:
- a CDS encoding zinc-binding alcohol dehydrogenase family protein, with protein MRALQLVEPRAFQFIEIPEVAEPGAGEAVVEVHRVGICGTDLSGYLGKMPFFSYPRIPGHELGVQVLAVGDGVTIIKPGDKCSVEPYINNPESFASRRGRGNCCEELKVLGVHTDGGLRRRFIVPARKLHPAQKLSWEQLALVETLAIGCHAVDRSMAQPQEDVLVIGAGPIGLSVIEFVKLSQARVIVMDMNAQRLAFCRDVMGVRDTILSTGDGKELQELEKLTDGHLAMAVIDATGSARSMSQALQYVGHTGRLVYVGITTDVLSFGHPLMHRREMTIMGSRNAMPQDFGRIIDHIEAGRIDTRPWITHTIPFDNVIDEFERFTKPETGAIKAVIDLDC; from the coding sequence ATGCGCGCACTCCAGCTTGTTGAACCGAGAGCTTTTCAGTTCATTGAGATTCCAGAAGTGGCAGAGCCGGGCGCAGGGGAAGCTGTGGTCGAAGTGCATCGTGTGGGAATTTGCGGCACAGACCTGAGTGGGTATCTGGGGAAAATGCCCTTCTTTTCGTATCCGCGCATTCCGGGACATGAACTGGGTGTGCAGGTGCTGGCTGTGGGTGACGGTGTCACCATTATCAAGCCGGGGGACAAATGCTCGGTCGAGCCTTACATCAATAATCCAGAGAGTTTTGCCAGTCGCCGAGGACGGGGGAACTGCTGTGAAGAATTGAAAGTGCTGGGTGTGCATACAGATGGCGGATTGCGGCGGCGATTTATTGTCCCTGCCCGTAAGTTGCACCCTGCCCAGAAACTGTCTTGGGAACAACTCGCTCTGGTAGAGACTTTGGCGATTGGTTGCCACGCGGTTGATCGCTCGATGGCGCAGCCTCAGGAAGATGTGCTGGTGATTGGAGCCGGGCCCATTGGACTTTCGGTCATCGAGTTTGTGAAGCTGTCACAGGCTCGTGTGATTGTGATGGACATGAATGCCCAGCGGCTGGCTTTCTGCCGGGATGTTATGGGAGTTCGTGATACGATTTTATCGACCGGGGATGGCAAAGAGCTGCAAGAACTCGAAAAACTGACTGATGGTCATTTGGCCATGGCGGTCATCGATGCGACAGGTTCAGCCCGATCGATGTCGCAAGCCTTGCAGTATGTGGGGCATACCGGACGACTCGTTTATGTAGGCATCACAACGGATGTCCTCTCGTTTGGGCACCCTTTGATGCACCGCCGGGAAATGACGATCATGGGTTCGAGAAATGCCATGCCCCAAGATTTTGGGCGAATTATCGATCATATTGAAGCCGGTCGGATTGATACCCGGCCCTGGATCACGCATACGATTCCGTTTGACAATGTGATTGATGAGTTTGAGCGTTTCACCAAGCCAGAAACAGGTGCAATCAAAGCGGTGATTGATCTGGATTGTTGA
- a CDS encoding DUF493 domain-containing protein: METFPALELLEAMHSFPCVFTFKVIGKADNDFPSRILTAIQSELDHPEVPKHSIRETKQGRHVSLTVEPMVQSSYHVLAIYRKIQTVDGLVMLL; this comes from the coding sequence ATGGAAACTTTTCCCGCTTTAGAACTTCTGGAGGCCATGCACAGCTTTCCGTGCGTGTTCACCTTCAAGGTGATTGGCAAAGCCGATAATGATTTTCCCAGCCGCATTCTGACTGCTATTCAGTCCGAGCTGGATCATCCCGAAGTTCCCAAACATTCCATCCGGGAAACCAAACAGGGCCGACATGTCTCGCTGACTGTCGAGCCCATGGTGCAAAGTTCTTACCATGTCCTGGCCATTTACCGGAAAATTCAAACGGTCGATGGACTCGTCATGCTGCTCTGA